TTGAAGTACCAATACCTGCACAATATATTCCTATCGAacaaaatgatgataagGAACATTTTACTTCTGGAATATCAAATGCATCCAAGCTTTCCAAACATCCACATATGCAAAACAATTCTATGGAATTCCCacatcattataataaccCTTATGTAATGAATCctaatttaaatatgaaCGATGACAAGTCTGTATGTGGTAGTTCTAAAGCTTCcatacaaaatatttcttctgaacaaaaaaatgtaGAAAAAATGGTCATTGCTGGgaatttataattatattggaatgttcaaaaaaatgtatGTACTACGAATATATGAATGTACCACGTATATATGAATGTACCACGTATATATGAATGTACCAcgtatatatgtatgtacctgtgaatttttttttttttttttttttatctatatatatatatatatatatatatatatatattacaaatatggaaaaaaataaaacaaaataaaattaattggataaataaatataaataaataaataaatatatatatatatatatatacatatgaaCCTTCGTTTATACcttataattaattattttgaaaGACATTAAGGGATGGATATAAAATTGAAGCACATTTCACATTTATAGATAAATTAGACttgatataaaaatatataaccttaattttttattattcacacaatatatatatatatatatatatataattttttaatgctactattttatatatatataattttctttatcatttttatattcgtgaaattttttttatttgcTCCTTTTTCAGTGTTTAACAAAAGTTTTGACTTTTATTAAACGtttccaaaaaaaaaaaaaaaaaaaaaaaaaaaaaaaaaaaaaaaaaaagaaggaaatatatatatatatatatatatttttatattgtatatacCTTAACGATATGGTAGGATATGAGAAAAAAGTTCCTTCGTCCTAAATTACAAGTTCCTTATTGAAGTactatataaaatgtatactgtaacaatttattttttcgATATATAGATACTTCTAGTTATTATGAAGCAGAGattttataatacaaactttataaatatatatttatggtttatatttccataaagttttttttttttttttttttttttttttttttatagttgaaaaaaaatattaattttaaaattataatttattatgtatatatattgcaCTTGTTAGAGTtagaaaacaaaaaaaatatataaaataaatatacatacatatgtgcatacatatatatatatatatatatatatataaccaTGTGCTATCTTCATTccttataatattttttcgCATGAGCTGCATATGCCTCTGGTGAGACAGCCTCGACTACTATGGGCATAAATCCATGCAAAGTACCACACATTTCAGAACACTGACCATAATATACTCCTTCTcttaatataaaagttGTAATTTTATGTAAGCGCCCCGGAATAGCATCAGCTTTTATTCCTAAACTAGGAATAGACCATGAATGTATCACATCAGTAGCTGTTACTAGAAAAGATATATGTGTTCTTGTAGGCAATGTTAATCTTTTATCAACTTCTAATTGTCTTAACATACCAGGTTGTAAATCTTCATCTGTTACCATATTTGATTGAAAAACGTAATACTTTGGTATTTTATCTGGATCTTCTAAATATTTCTCAGGTATTGGATAGTCTTCTGCTCTTACATTTTCTGCTTGTAAACTTTCTTGGTCATTTACATTtcttaataaaaatttattttctgTAAAAGCgatctttttattaaatcCTAACCAACTTTTAATCTTATCCATTTTCcctttcttttttaaacatgcatatgtaatataaatgtgtgagtattataaataaaaatatatatggtaCATCctatgtattattataaaatatattaacacgaaatggatataataaaatatatataattttgtcaaaaaaaaaaaaaaaaaaaaaaaaacatatatatatatatatatatatatatatatattatctttatatagTCAATACCATCCGCAcgtatttatattttattcaaagtagattcatttttataaaaaaataaaattaaaatataaataaatatatatgcgcactgatataattattatcgttcgtttatttatattatttattatatatatatatatataatatatattttttttttttttttttttttcaaagtgaaaattgtaaaatttaaataaatttactacttttttttattcattcaaatatttttttataaatgtgtaaaatgttatattttttttaaaaggatacacttcataatattatatataaaaaaaatttatttgttaatatatatttttaaataaaaaaaaaaagaatacaaacacgtttatataaataggaacacataaaaatataaatatgaaccaaaaaaaaaaaaaaaaaaaaatatatatatatatacacatataatatatatatatattatatatatatataaaggaatatacaaaaatatatttttatattttgttaatattaaattgaattattataatgcatataatgaaaaatgattttccctttatttctatttatttcaagtaataaaaatatatataaatatatattttatatttatatataaataaaatttttttatagacaaaatatataattatggtcctaaaagaatatttctttattttcctttttttttttacggcttaaattttttcctgtaatttaaaaatgttcTTTCTGTAACACTTGGTAGAGG
This is a stretch of genomic DNA from Plasmodium reichenowi strain SY57 chromosome 14, whole genome shotgun sequence. It encodes these proteins:
- a CDS encoding cytochrome c oxidase subunit 2, putative, yielding MDKIKSWLGFNKKIAFTENKFLLRNVNDQESLQAENVRAEDYPIPEKYLEDPDKIPKYYVFQSNMVTDEDLQPGMLRQLEVDKRLTLPTRTHISFLVTATDVIHSWSIPSLGIKADAIPGRLHKITTFILREGVYYGQCSEMCGTLHGFMPIVVEAVSPEAYAAHAKKYYKE